The Diabrotica undecimpunctata isolate CICGRU unplaced genomic scaffold, icDiaUnde3 ctg00000695.1, whole genome shotgun sequence genome contains a region encoding:
- the LOC140431355 gene encoding uncharacterized protein — translation MGDYEKEQSRLQAIWDKIMSDEDNESEFADVYLSEEYEPESSNEYSSDGYEEPVPKKRVKRNDEKSGEGTSNVVSATIDLESGSHETISIQGTRTVEQQTNIIDVTIQEVIDMDTITEEVCHSEQS, via the exons ATGGGAGATTATGAAAAAGAACAGAGCCGTCTGCAAGCCATTTGGGATAAGATTATGTCTGATGAGGACAATGAAAGTGAATTTGCCGACGTTTATTTGTCGGAAGAATATGAACCTGAATCTTCCAATGAGTATTCTTCTGATGGTTACGAGGAGCCAGTTCCCAAAAAGCGTGTCAAGAGAAATGATGAAAAATCTGGCGAAGGTACTTCTAATGTGGTTTCTGCAACC ATCGATTTGGAATCTGGTTCACATGAAACTATTTCAATCCAAGGAACAAGGACTGTGGaacaacaaacaaatattattgatGTAACTATACAAGAAGTAATTGATATGGACACAATTACTGAAGAAGTGTGTCATAGCGAGCAATCTTAG